A part of Arachis hypogaea cultivar Tifrunner chromosome 12, arahy.Tifrunner.gnm2.J5K5, whole genome shotgun sequence genomic DNA contains:
- the LOC140176756 gene encoding protein FAR1-RELATED SEQUENCE 5-like, protein MDCMLGNYEVRTFQRKWFEMVEKFGIANKRWVHDIYERRHSWATAYIRGKFFTEFQTTSRCEGLHAVISRYVKSRYSYTEFLRHFHRCLMFVRAKEVEADFECAKGDPVMTTNLKQLERSVVENYTRVIFYLFVSILDRACAMRVVDSEDNGSYFIHTVSRYGTPGKDWRVVATSDMREVRCTCMRMECFGVPCEHIIAVLVLSNVHEIPRSLILPRWTKDAKLVAVQSMGVIWDATLVPDGLVPESVQDCMSQH, encoded by the coding sequence ATGGATTGCATGCTTGGAAACTATGAGGTCCGAACATTCCAGAGAAAGTGGTTTGAGATGGTTGAGAAATTTGGCATCGCCAATAAAAGATGGGTACATGACATTTACGAGAGAAGGCACAGTTGGGCCACAGCATACATACGGGGAAAGTTCTTTACCGAATTTCAAACGACTTCAAGGTGCGAGGGCTTGCACGCTGTGATATCACGGTATGTTAAGTCTCGATACAGTTACACTGAGTTTTTACGTCATTTCCATCGATGCTTGATGTTCGTGCGTGCAAAAGAAGTGGAGGCTGATTTCGAGTGTGCAAAGGGTGACCCTGTTATGACCACCAACCTGAAACAGTTGGAGCGGAGTGTAGTCGAGAACTACACTCGGGTAATATTCTATTTGTTTGTTTCCATTCTTGACAGGGCCTGTGCAATGAGGGTGGTTGACTCTGAAGACAACGGTTCCTATTTTATCCACACCGTCTCTCGATACGGCACTCCGGGGAAGGATTGGCGTGTTGTTGCGACGTCTGATATGAGGGAGGTCCGATGCACGTGCATGAGAATGGAATGTTTCGGGGTCCCCTGCGAACATATAATTGCGGTGCTTGTTCTTAGCAATGTTCATGAGATCCCAAGGTCTCTGATATTGCCGAGATGGACCAAGGATGCAAAACTTGTGGCGGTGCAGTCGATGGGCGTGATTTGGGACGCAACACTGGTGCCTGATGGATTGGTACCGGAAAGTGTGCAAGATTGCATGTCACAGCACTGA